TTGGACCCACGGCGTCGGATTGACGATCATGAAGGCCTGAACCATTAACTGCATGTCACTGAGGAGATCACCATGGGTCTGCAACATGTTCTGGATTTGCAACAATCGGCTATCGGTGCGGCGCTGCCGGGCTGCTGGCAACTCGGCGCCGGCCGTGTCGTGACGCTGCGCGCCCAGGAACACGGCGCGCTGCGCGTGACCCAGGGCGAAATCTGGGCTACCGTCGACGAGCCACACAGCGGACGCGGCAACGAGTCCGGCGATCTGTTCCTCGCCGCCGGCGACACGCTGGCACTGCGCCCGGGGCTGCGCGTTGTGCTCGAAGCCTGGGACGAAGGCGGCAGCCGCGGCGCCTGGTTCAGCTGGGAAGGTCGGAGCATCAACTCCGAGGCTGGATCGGGCGCTGTGGCGGGCTGGTGTGCCGATGTGGTGCAGCCGGTCCGGGAGTTGGGCCGCTCGCTCGCCGCCGCCGGCCGGGCCGTGGCGCACCTGGCCATCGGGCTCGGCGCGCTGGCGATCGGGCGCGTCTCGGGCCACGGCCGCGGCCGCATCCTGCAAGGCTGAACCGGCGCCGCTCTGCCGGCATCGCGCCGGCGCGGCGCGCGCACCGTCCGCGCTGCACGATCGGGCGCGGCGCGCGTGCCAGCGCGGCGACCGCCGCGTCGCCGCATGGGAATCCGCTGCTGCCGGGTGCAGGCTGCGCCGCCAATCAATAGAATGATTTGGTCCCGGCTCCCGCCGCGGGCCGGGCCTGCGCAAGCCCGCATTCCCCTCAACGGAGACTCCCGATGAGCAGCAGCACGAACAAGGCATTCGCGAGTCAGGCCGATCTGGCCGACAAGAAGATCACCTTCGAGCAACTCAGCAAGCACTGCTGGGCCTACACCGCCGAAGGCGATCCGAACTCCGGCGTGATCATCGGCGACAAATACATCATGGTCAGCGACACCACGGCGACGCCCGACATGGCGCGCGACCTGATCCGCGAAATCCGCAAGATCAGCGACAAGCCGATCAAATACGTGCTGCTGACCCATTATCATGCGGTCCGCGTGCTCGGAGCCAGCGCCTACTTTTCGGAAGGTGCTACTGAAATAATAGCAAGCCAGGGCACATGGGAACTGATCGCCGAGCGCGGCCAGCAGGACATGGAAAGCGAGATGGACCGCTTTCCGCGGTTGTTCCGCGGTGCCGCCGGCGTGCCGGGGCTGACCTGGCCGACGATGGTGATCGGCGGCGGCGACACGACTCGGGGCGAGGTGCCGGGCAAGCTCACCGTCGACCTGGGCGGCGTCAAGGTGCAGATCTGGTCACCCGGCTGGGGTCACACCCGCGGCGACACGATCGCCTGGGTCGCGGAAGAGAAGGTGCTGTTTTCG
This genomic interval from Burkholderiaceae bacterium contains the following:
- a CDS encoding MBL-fold metallohydrolase; translation: MSSSTNKAFASQADLADKKITFEQLSKHCWAYTAEGDPNSGVIIGDKYIMVSDTTATPDMARDLIREIRKISDKPIKYVLLTHYHAVRVLGASAYFSEGATEIIASQGTWELIAERGQQDMESEMDRFPRLFRGAAGVPGLTWPTMVIGGGDTTRGEVPGKLTVDLGGVKVQIWSPGWGHTRGDTIAWVAEEKVLFSGDLVEYEAGVYTGDAQLAEWPATLEALRALKAEAIVPGRGEAMKGQADVNKALDYTKRWVETLFKSAKEAAAKDMDLKGAMAHTRKAMDPVFGHVFIYEHCLPFDVSRAYDEAKGIKNPRIWTAVRDKEMWAALQA